GGGGCGAGCACCTGCACGGCCAGCACCTCCTGCGCGCGACTGTGCGCGTGCCCAATGGCCTGCGGATCGCTGTCGGCCAGGAAGTCGCCCACCAGCACGACCAGCGCGCCGCGCGGGGCCGACGCCGCCGCGTGCGTGAGGGCCGCTTGGAGCGTCATGCGTCCGGCCGGCTGGGCCCGGCCCAGGAAGCCCAGGAGTTCGGTGGCCCGGTTCACGCCCTGCATCCGGCCGCTCGACCTGACCTCGTTCCCGAAGGTTACGGCCTGCACGCTGTCGCCACCGGCCAGTCCGGCGTAGGCGAGCGCGGCGGCCAGCTGCTGGGCCAGCGCGAACTTCGCGGGCGTGCCGGTGGCCATGCTGGTGCTGGCGTCCAGCACGACCGAGATCGGCAGCTGCTGGTGCACCACGTATTCCCGCACGACGGGCACGCCCAGCCGGGCGGTCACCTGGGCGTCGAGCGCGCGGATGTCGTCGCCGGGCGCGTAGGGGCGGTGATCCGCGAACTCCAGTCCGGACCCCTTGGCGCGCGAGGGCCGCTCGCCGGCTCCGCCCTGGGCGCGGGCGCGGCCGGTGCTGCTCAGGCGGCGGCGGGCCAGTTCCTGCTGCACGGCCGGGGGAAGCTGCATGTCCGGCCCCTA
The Deinococcus sp. KSM4-11 DNA segment above includes these coding regions:
- a CDS encoding DUF58 domain-containing protein, with the protein product MQLPPAVQQELARRRLSSTGRARAQGGAGERPSRAKGSGLEFADHRPYAPGDDIRALDAQVTARLGVPVVREYVVHQQLPISVVLDASTSMATGTPAKFALAQQLAAALAYAGLAGGDSVQAVTFGNEVRSSGRMQGVNRATELLGFLGRAQPAGRMTLQAALTHAAASAPRGALVVLVGDFLADSDPQAIGHAHSRAQEVLAVQVLAPDELDPTPLGRGLTRLEEPETGSSVSVFLDDATVSAYRRALDDWNAALRIQLSRHGGRLIQVRSDQAVQHLILREFLARGVIR